The Saccharothrix variisporea genome has a segment encoding these proteins:
- the ileS gene encoding isoleucine--tRNA ligase has translation MAYPKAGEGPVPSQPSFPALERDVLDFWKSDATFQASIDARPAGDKGANEFVFYDGPPFANGLPHYGHLLTGYVKDVVPRFQTMRGKHVERRFGWDTHGLPAEVEAEKQLGFSSKSEIEAFGIEKFNEACRTSVLRYTDQWRDYVTRQARWVDFDNDYKTLDLDYMESVMWAFKTLWDKGLVYEGFRVLWYCWRCETPLSNTETKMDDTYRDRQDPAVTVGLRLETGELALVWTTTPWTLPSNLAAAVHPDVDYVTVEGQDGNKYLLAEARVPAYARELGEEPTVVARYKGSDLVGKKYRPPFDFFVGRENAHQVLTADYVTTEDGTGIVHIAPAFGEEDKLVTDAAGIEVVVPVDAHGRFTAEVPPYQGQQVFEANKAIIRDLKDAGLLLRHETYDHPYPHCWRCDNALIQRAVSSWFVAVSQFKDRMVELNKQINWVPEHIRDGQFGKWLENARDWNISRNRFWGSPIPVWVSDDPEYPRVDVYGSLDELERDFGVRPTDLHRPGIDELTRPNPDDPTGRSTMRRVPEVLDCWFESGSMSFAQVHYPFENAEWFENHYPGDFIVEYNGQTRGWFYTMHVLATALFDRPAFSNCVAHGIVLGDDGQKMSKSRKNYPDVNEVFDRDGSDAMRWFLMASPILRGGDLIVTERGIRDAVRQAVLPLWNSWYFLALYANAEGVEGKWRTDSPHVLDRYVLAKTHDLVAGVTEQLETYDISGACASIREFLEVLTNWYVRRSRDRFWAGDQDAVDTLHTVLEVVSRVAAPLLPFTTEVVWRGLTGGRSVHLTDYPAVADLPADDALVAAMDQVRQVASTALSLRKANKLRVRLPLAKLVIAASDVAQLEPFVEVLRDEVNVKDVELTTDVDAHGHFQLAVNARVAGPRLGPDVQKVIKAVKAGDWSEVDGRVVAAGIELFPEEYEQRLVATDQGATAALPGNSGLVVLDTVVTAELAAEGVARDLVRVVQQARKDAGLDVSDRIALTLQLPDGEVAEAVRRFEEFVAAETLSTSVAYGEVADGSEGAVGDGAKVRVAVARA, from the coding sequence ATGGCCTACCCCAAGGCAGGCGAGGGTCCGGTGCCCTCCCAGCCGTCCTTCCCCGCCCTCGAGCGGGACGTCCTCGACTTCTGGAAGTCCGACGCGACCTTCCAGGCGTCGATCGACGCGCGGCCGGCGGGGGACAAGGGCGCCAACGAGTTCGTCTTCTACGACGGCCCGCCCTTCGCCAACGGCCTGCCGCACTACGGCCACCTGCTGACCGGCTACGTCAAGGACGTCGTCCCGCGCTTCCAGACCATGCGCGGCAAGCACGTCGAGCGCCGGTTCGGCTGGGACACCCACGGCCTGCCCGCCGAGGTCGAGGCGGAGAAGCAGCTCGGGTTCTCGTCCAAGTCCGAGATCGAGGCCTTCGGCATCGAGAAGTTCAACGAGGCCTGCCGCACCTCCGTGCTGCGCTACACCGACCAGTGGCGCGACTACGTGACCCGCCAGGCCCGCTGGGTCGACTTCGACAACGACTACAAGACCCTCGACCTGGACTACATGGAATCGGTCATGTGGGCCTTCAAGACCTTGTGGGACAAGGGCTTGGTCTACGAGGGCTTCCGCGTGCTGTGGTACTGCTGGCGCTGCGAGACGCCGCTGTCCAACACCGAGACCAAGATGGACGACACCTACCGGGACCGGCAGGACCCGGCGGTGACGGTGGGCCTGCGCCTGGAGACCGGCGAGCTCGCCCTGGTGTGGACGACGACCCCGTGGACGCTCCCGTCCAACCTCGCCGCCGCCGTGCACCCCGACGTGGACTACGTGACCGTCGAGGGCCAGGACGGCAACAAGTACCTGCTGGCCGAGGCCCGCGTGCCCGCGTACGCCCGCGAGCTGGGCGAGGAGCCGACCGTCGTCGCCCGCTACAAGGGCTCCGACCTGGTCGGCAAGAAGTACCGGCCGCCGTTCGACTTCTTCGTCGGCCGCGAGAACGCCCACCAGGTGCTCACGGCGGACTACGTCACCACCGAGGACGGCACGGGCATCGTCCACATCGCCCCCGCCTTCGGTGAGGAGGACAAGCTCGTCACCGACGCCGCCGGCATCGAGGTAGTCGTCCCCGTCGACGCGCACGGCCGGTTCACCGCCGAGGTCCCGCCGTACCAGGGCCAGCAGGTCTTCGAGGCCAACAAGGCGATCATCCGCGACCTGAAGGACGCGGGCCTGCTGCTGCGCCACGAGACCTACGACCACCCGTACCCGCACTGCTGGCGGTGCGACAACGCGCTCATCCAGCGCGCGGTCTCGTCGTGGTTCGTCGCCGTGTCCCAGTTCAAGGACCGGATGGTCGAGCTGAACAAGCAGATCAACTGGGTGCCCGAGCACATCCGGGACGGCCAGTTCGGCAAGTGGCTGGAGAACGCGCGGGACTGGAACATCTCCCGCAACCGGTTCTGGGGCTCGCCGATCCCGGTGTGGGTGTCCGACGACCCGGAGTACCCGCGCGTGGACGTCTACGGCTCGCTGGACGAGCTGGAGCGCGACTTCGGCGTGCGCCCGACCGACCTGCACCGGCCCGGCATCGACGAGCTGACCCGGCCCAACCCGGACGACCCGACCGGGCGCTCCACCATGCGCCGGGTGCCCGAGGTGCTGGACTGCTGGTTCGAGTCCGGCTCGATGTCCTTCGCCCAGGTCCACTACCCGTTCGAGAACGCCGAGTGGTTCGAGAACCACTACCCGGGCGACTTCATCGTCGAGTACAACGGCCAGACGCGCGGCTGGTTCTACACCATGCACGTGCTGGCGACGGCCCTGTTCGACCGGCCGGCGTTCAGCAACTGCGTGGCGCACGGGATCGTGCTGGGCGACGACGGGCAGAAGATGTCCAAGTCGCGCAAGAACTACCCGGACGTCAACGAGGTGTTCGACCGGGACGGCTCGGACGCCATGCGGTGGTTCCTCATGGCGTCGCCGATCCTGCGCGGCGGCGACCTGATCGTCACCGAGCGGGGCATCCGGGACGCGGTCCGGCAGGCCGTGCTGCCGCTGTGGAACTCGTGGTACTTCCTCGCGCTGTACGCCAACGCCGAGGGCGTCGAGGGCAAGTGGCGGACGGATTCGCCGCACGTGCTGGACCGGTACGTGCTGGCGAAGACGCACGACCTGGTCGCCGGGGTGACCGAGCAGCTGGAGACCTACGACATCTCCGGCGCGTGCGCGTCCATCCGGGAGTTCCTGGAGGTCCTGACGAACTGGTACGTGCGCCGCTCGCGCGACCGGTTCTGGGCCGGCGACCAGGACGCCGTGGACACGCTGCACACCGTGCTGGAGGTCGTGTCGCGGGTGGCCGCGCCGCTGCTGCCGTTCACGACCGAGGTGGTGTGGCGGGGCCTGACCGGTGGCCGGTCGGTGCACCTGACCGACTACCCGGCCGTGGCCGACCTGCCGGCGGACGACGCGCTGGTGGCCGCGATGGACCAGGTCCGCCAGGTGGCCTCGACCGCGTTGTCGCTGCGCAAGGCCAACAAGCTGCGCGTGCGGCTGCCGTTGGCCAAGCTGGTGATCGCGGCGTCGGACGTAGCCCAGCTGGAGCCGTTCGTCGAGGTCCTGCGGGACGAGGTGAACGTCAAGGACGTCGAGCTGACCACCGACGTCGACGCGCACGGGCACTTCCAGCTCGCGGTCAACGCGCGGGTCGCGGGTCCCCGGTTGGGGCCGGACGTGCAGAAGGTCATCAAGGCCGTGAAGGCCGGTGACTGGTCCGAAGTGGACGGTCGGGTGGTGGCCGCCGGGATCGAGCTGTTCCCGGAGGAGTACGAGCAGCGGCTCGTCGCCACGGACCAGGGCGCCACGGCGGCCCTGCCGGGCAACAGCGGGCTGGTCGTGCTGGACACCGTCGTGACCGCGGAGCTGGCGGCCGAGGGTGTGGCGCGGGACCTGGTCCGGGTCGTGCAGCAGGCCCGCAAGGACGCCGGGCTGGACGTGTCGGACCGGATCGCGCTGACCTTGCAGCTGCCGGACGGCGAGGTCGCCGAGGCGGTGCGGCGGTTCGAGGAGTTCGTGGCCGCGGAGACGCTGAGCACGTCGGTGGCTTACGGCGAGGTGGCCGACGGGTCCGAGGGTGCCGTGGGTGACGGGGCCAAGGTGCGGGTGGCTGTGGCCCGCGCCTGA
- a CDS encoding GNAT family N-acetyltransferase, giving the protein MRDTLSIEPDDLTRRPVRDLITEHLAEMYSVSPAESVHALDHAQLLKDGVSFFTAWSGDTLLGCAALRELSPSEGEVKAMRTRPEARGRGVGGHLVAFLVEEARRRGYRRLNLETGTQDFFAPARRLYARHGFVPTGPFGHYGPDPLSYFMTLDLTAPQN; this is encoded by the coding sequence ATGAGAGACACGCTGTCGATCGAGCCCGACGACCTCACCCGCCGGCCGGTCCGGGACCTGATCACCGAGCACCTCGCCGAGATGTACTCGGTGTCGCCCGCCGAGAGCGTCCACGCCCTCGACCACGCGCAGCTGCTCAAGGACGGCGTGTCGTTCTTCACGGCGTGGAGCGGGGACACCCTCCTCGGCTGCGCCGCGCTGCGGGAACTCTCCCCCTCCGAAGGGGAGGTCAAGGCGATGCGGACCCGGCCGGAGGCCCGCGGGCGCGGTGTGGGCGGGCACCTGGTCGCGTTCCTGGTCGAGGAAGCCCGCCGGCGCGGCTACCGCCGGCTCAACCTGGAGACGGGCACCCAGGACTTCTTCGCCCCGGCCCGCCGGCTCTACGCCCGCCACGGCTTCGTGCCCACCGGACCGTTCGGGCACTACGGCCCGGACCCGCTGAGCTACTTCATGACCCTCGACCTCACCGCTCCGCAGAACTGA
- a CDS encoding helix-turn-helix domain-containing protein, translating to MGQTESGAGHDLDLDLRLAARLAELRTQRAWSLEDLARRSGVSRSTLSRLERAEISPTTALLSKLCATYELTMSRLLAEVEPAPSPLVPADRQPVWHDDDAGITRRSVSPPSAGLRGEVVEVTLRAGADIAYEGSPVPGLEHHAWILAGAVEVTVDGSVHEARAGDCLRFRLWGSSRWRSLGPDPARYALALVLP from the coding sequence GTGGGACAGACTGAGAGTGGTGCGGGTCACGACCTGGACCTGGACCTGCGCCTGGCCGCGCGGCTCGCCGAGCTGCGCACCCAGCGGGCGTGGTCGCTGGAGGACCTGGCACGGCGTTCGGGTGTCAGCCGGTCGACGCTGTCCCGGCTGGAACGCGCGGAGATCAGCCCCACCACGGCGTTGCTGAGCAAGCTGTGCGCGACCTACGAGCTGACCATGTCCCGACTGCTGGCCGAGGTGGAACCGGCGCCGTCACCGCTGGTGCCCGCCGACCGGCAGCCCGTGTGGCACGACGACGACGCCGGCATCACCCGCCGGTCCGTGTCGCCGCCGTCGGCCGGGCTGCGCGGCGAGGTCGTCGAAGTCACCCTGCGGGCCGGCGCGGACATCGCCTACGAGGGCTCGCCCGTGCCGGGCCTGGAGCACCACGCGTGGATCTTGGCGGGCGCGGTGGAGGTGACGGTCGACGGCTCGGTGCACGAGGCCCGAGCCGGCGACTGCCTGCGCTTCCGCCTCTGGGGCAGCTCACGGTGGCGCAGCCTCGGCCCCGACCCGGCCCGCTACGCGCTCGCGCTGGTCCTTCCCTGA
- a CDS encoding RNA polymerase sigma factor: MAQASPPTSTPERHAALLLAARDGDRSALDALVTELTPLVWHVARGNGLDQPTAEDVVQTVWLSLLRHLDRIAQPRALAGWLIVTTRREAQRAWRELNGRPALSSDSALDVADTRWLPETEALRDDRDRRLWRAFSELPRRCQEVLRLTVLAGRAEYRAVAEALSMPRGSIGPTRGRCLTTLRTLLDREGGV; encoded by the coding sequence ATGGCCCAGGCCAGCCCGCCCACCTCCACCCCGGAACGCCACGCCGCCCTCCTGCTGGCCGCCCGGGACGGCGACCGGTCCGCCCTGGACGCCCTGGTCACCGAGCTGACCCCGCTGGTCTGGCACGTGGCCAGGGGCAACGGCCTGGACCAACCCACCGCCGAGGACGTGGTGCAGACGGTGTGGCTCAGCCTCCTGCGCCACCTGGACCGGATCGCCCAGCCCCGCGCCCTGGCGGGGTGGCTGATCGTCACCACCCGGCGCGAGGCGCAACGGGCGTGGCGGGAGCTCAACGGCCGCCCGGCCCTGTCGTCGGACTCGGCCCTGGACGTGGCCGACACCCGGTGGCTGCCGGAGACCGAAGCCCTGCGGGACGACCGGGACCGCCGCCTGTGGCGGGCCTTCTCCGAGCTGCCCCGGCGCTGCCAGGAGGTGCTGCGCCTGACGGTGCTGGCGGGCCGGGCCGAGTACCGGGCGGTGGCGGAGGCGCTGTCCATGCCGAGGGGCAGCATCGGCCCGACCCGGGGCCGGTGCCTGACCACCCTGCGCACCCTGCTGGACCGGGAGGGAGGTGTCTGA
- a CDS encoding RNA polymerase sigma factor, whose translation MTPGNSDDHAASFSDFYHRERTRLFRFAAVMSPHLDHESAVQEAFVGAWRHWPTISPAARRAWLVKTIRNLLVDQSRRLERPSEVTDEVIARSRLLVQRHREAETWHELNSTLAAIARLPDRLRTALVLRFWDFGDDEIADVLGCGRDSVRRYVSEARARISAVVGNAERRARSPRRGKETP comes from the coding sequence GTGACACCGGGGAACTCCGATGACCACGCGGCTTCCTTCAGCGACTTCTACCACCGCGAGCGGACCAGGCTGTTCCGGTTCGCCGCGGTGATGTCCCCGCACCTGGACCACGAGTCCGCGGTGCAGGAGGCGTTCGTCGGCGCCTGGCGGCACTGGCCGACCATCAGTCCCGCCGCCCGCCGCGCGTGGCTGGTCAAGACGATCCGCAACCTGCTGGTCGACCAGTCCCGCCGCCTGGAACGACCCAGCGAGGTGACCGACGAGGTGATCGCGAGGTCCCGCCTGCTCGTCCAACGCCACCGCGAAGCCGAGACGTGGCACGAGCTCAACTCCACCCTGGCCGCCATCGCCCGCCTGCCCGACCGGCTGCGCACCGCGCTCGTGCTGCGCTTCTGGGACTTCGGCGACGACGAGATCGCCGACGTGCTGGGATGCGGGCGGGACTCGGTGCGCCGGTACGTCTCCGAGGCCCGCGCCCGGATCAGCGCGGTCGTGGGCAACGCCGAGCGCCGGGCCAGGTCGCCGCGCCGAGGGAAGGAGACGCCATGA
- a CDS encoding SRPBCC family protein: protein MIMNVHTRMLPPRGDWVERAISAWPSKDWPPLVLDRPLGVGADGGHGFVRYRCTAYEPGKRVEFTFTRFITGTHSFEVVPGGVRHVLTGRPIGWMHLGWPLALRWLHDALIEDLLDNLSAEAGVEHRPARWSWWVRAMRAVAGRFV from the coding sequence ATGATCATGAACGTGCACACCCGGATGCTTCCCCCGCGTGGCGACTGGGTCGAACGCGCGATAAGCGCATGGCCGTCGAAGGACTGGCCGCCGCTGGTGCTGGACCGCCCGCTGGGCGTGGGCGCGGACGGCGGGCACGGCTTCGTCCGCTACCGCTGCACCGCCTACGAACCCGGCAAGCGGGTCGAGTTCACCTTCACCCGGTTCATCACCGGGACCCACTCCTTCGAGGTCGTCCCGGGCGGGGTGCGGCACGTGCTCACCGGCCGCCCGATCGGGTGGATGCACCTGGGTTGGCCCCTGGCGCTGCGCTGGCTGCACGACGCTCTGATCGAAGACCTGCTGGACAACCTCAGCGCCGAAGCCGGTGTCGAGCACCGCCCGGCGCGCTGGTCGTGGTGGGTGCGGGCGATGCGGGCGGTGGCCGGCCGGTTCGTCTGA
- a CDS encoding TetR/AcrR family transcriptional regulator, with protein sequence MTKRRTKDDWTAVALEALAEGGVTAVAVEPLAARIGATKGSAYWHFPNREALLKATLERWEREHTEAVIELVEARSTPMDKLRTLFAYVLEDPAASAIELAMLAAKDDPAVAPVLNRVTERRIAYLEELFAALGFVGEVAHHRAVLAYSVYLGQAQLLIAAPHVVTGRRALLEDTIAAVVSRG encoded by the coding sequence GTGACGAAGCGCCGGACCAAGGACGACTGGACCGCTGTGGCGTTGGAGGCCCTGGCCGAAGGCGGGGTCACGGCCGTGGCCGTGGAACCGCTGGCCGCGCGGATCGGCGCCACCAAGGGCAGCGCGTACTGGCACTTCCCGAACCGCGAGGCCCTGCTCAAGGCGACGCTGGAGCGCTGGGAACGCGAGCACACCGAAGCCGTGATCGAGTTGGTCGAGGCCAGGTCGACGCCGATGGACAAGCTGCGGACCTTGTTCGCGTACGTCCTGGAGGACCCGGCGGCCAGCGCGATCGAACTGGCGATGCTCGCGGCCAAGGACGACCCGGCGGTGGCGCCCGTGCTCAACCGGGTCACCGAACGCCGGATCGCGTACTTGGAAGAGTTGTTCGCGGCGTTGGGTTTCGTCGGCGAGGTCGCGCACCACCGTGCCGTGCTGGCGTACTCGGTCTACCTGGGACAGGCGCAACTGCTGATCGCCGCCCCGCACGTGGTCACCGGCCGGCGGGCGCTGCTGGAGGACACGATCGCGGCGGTGGTCAGCCGTGGCTGA
- a CDS encoding DUF167 domain-containing protein, with protein MAEPFRFGVRVKPGAKRDAVGGRWGERALVVAVAAPAVEGKANEAVRRALAAAFGVRRQDVRVVHGERGRDKVVELEPAPGDARETLERLLAG; from the coding sequence GTGGCTGAGCCGTTCCGGTTCGGGGTCCGGGTGAAGCCCGGTGCCAAGCGCGACGCGGTGGGTGGCCGGTGGGGCGAGCGCGCTTTGGTGGTCGCGGTGGCCGCGCCGGCTGTGGAGGGCAAGGCGAACGAGGCGGTTCGCCGAGCTTTGGCCGCCGCTTTCGGGGTGCGTCGGCAGGACGTGCGTGTGGTGCACGGCGAACGCGGCCGGGACAAGGTCGTGGAACTCGAACCCGCTCCGGGTGATGCCCGGGAAACCCTCGAACGTCTGCTCGCCGGCTGA
- a CDS encoding potassium/proton antiporter, with product MGGVTAFLGIGAAVLLLSVIAVRVSIRLGLPSLLLYLGIGVLLGESVLGIPFDDADLTRSLGTAALVLILTEGGLTTRWTAVKPALGLGIALSTVSVGVSIGVTGFALHELLGLDWRTALLWGAVLSSTDAAAVFSVLRGVGVGKRLTGALELESGINDAPVYIAVVLLASPDPVSWTAPVLMVYELAAGGAIGVALGWLGGAGLRRAALPATGLYPLATVAVCLLAYTAGDLAHASGFLAVYTAALVLGNARLPHRADTLSFAEGLGWIAQIGLFVLLGLYASPGRLLEALVPALVAGGVLVLLARPLSVLCAALPFRVPWREQVFISWSGLRGAVPIVFALIPLIQNVPGAQNLVDAVFVLVVVLTVVQGSTLPWLARWLKLEKSGEAREVQVDSSALDELGAELLQVRIQRGSKLHGVYLSELRLPPGASVSLVVRGDEGFTPQATTRLQEHDQLLVVCTDSARTATEQRIRAVDRAGRYARWKGDTGLP from the coding sequence GTGGGTGGTGTGACGGCCTTCCTCGGCATCGGCGCCGCGGTTCTGCTGCTCTCCGTCATCGCGGTGCGGGTGTCGATACGGCTTGGTCTGCCCTCGCTCCTGCTCTACCTCGGCATCGGCGTGCTGCTCGGCGAATCCGTGCTGGGCATCCCGTTCGACGACGCCGACCTCACCCGTTCGCTGGGCACGGCCGCGCTCGTGTTGATCCTCACCGAAGGTGGGCTGACCACGCGGTGGACGGCGGTGAAACCCGCGCTGGGGTTGGGGATCGCACTGTCCACAGTGTCCGTCGGCGTGAGCATCGGGGTCACCGGGTTCGCGTTGCACGAACTGCTCGGCCTCGACTGGCGCACGGCGCTGCTGTGGGGAGCGGTGCTGTCTTCGACCGATGCGGCGGCGGTGTTCAGCGTGTTGCGCGGGGTGGGGGTGGGCAAGCGGTTGACCGGGGCGTTGGAGTTGGAGTCCGGGATCAACGACGCGCCCGTCTACATCGCGGTCGTCCTGCTCGCCTCGCCTGATCCGGTTTCTTGGACCGCGCCGGTGCTCATGGTCTACGAGTTGGCGGCGGGTGGCGCTATCGGTGTGGCGCTGGGGTGGCTTGGTGGAGCCGGGCTGCGGCGGGCGGCGTTGCCGGCTACCGGGTTGTACCCGTTGGCGACTGTGGCGGTGTGTTTGCTCGCTTATACCGCGGGTGATTTGGCGCATGCGTCTGGATTCCTTGCCGTTTACACCGCCGCGTTGGTGTTGGGGAATGCGCGGCTGCCGCATCGGGCGGACACGTTGTCGTTCGCCGAAGGGCTGGGCTGGATCGCCCAGATCGGGTTGTTCGTGTTGCTCGGGCTGTACGCCTCGCCTGGGCGGCTGCTGGAGGCGCTCGTGCCCGCTTTGGTGGCGGGTGGGGTGTTGGTGTTGTTGGCACGGCCGTTGTCGGTGTTGTGCGCGGCGTTGCCGTTTCGGGTGCCGTGGCGGGAGCAGGTGTTCATCTCGTGGTCCGGGCTGCGGGGTGCGGTGCCGATCGTGTTCGCGCTCATCCCCTTGATCCAGAACGTGCCGGGTGCGCAGAACCTCGTGGACGCAGTGTTCGTGCTGGTCGTGGTGCTGACGGTGGTGCAGGGCAGCACGTTGCCGTGGCTGGCGCGCTGGCTGAAGTTGGAGAAGTCGGGGGAGGCGCGGGAGGTCCAGGTGGACTCGTCGGCGCTGGATGAACTGGGCGCGGAACTGCTGCAGGTGCGCATCCAGCGTGGGTCGAAGCTGCACGGCGTCTACCTGAGCGAGCTGCGGCTGCCGCCGGGTGCGTCGGTGAGCCTGGTGGTGCGGGGTGACGAAGGGTTCACGCCGCAGGCCACGACCCGGCTCCAGGAGCACGACCAGCTCCTGGTCGTCTGCACCGACAGCGCCCGCACCGCCACCGAGCAGCGCATTCGCGCGGTCGACCGGGCCGGCCGGTACGCGCGCTGGAAGGGCGACACCGGTCTCCCATGA
- a CDS encoding aminotransferase class V-fold PLP-dependent enzyme: MTVAVPGSIAALPRVVGASLRVPLVTGERVEYANLDHAASAPCLEQVRDAVDELLPWYASVHRGAGFASQVSTKVYEQARDSVRRFLGARTGDTVVFTRNTTDALNLLARSLPKRTAVVLFDTEHHAALLPWRGPHVRRLRTPSSAGAAVLELDRALREAPVGPRLVVVTGASNVTGEVWPVAELAAVARRHGARIALDAAQLAPHRPVDLKALDVDYAVLSGHKVYAPFGAGVLVGRADWLQAAEPYLVGGGATARVSDHGDRLGVAWSAVPERHEAGSPNVVGVHALAVACDVLGRHWEQTVAHERELLTRLRAGLATVPGVCELALFGAEHDRVGVVSFVVRGQDAGFLAAALSAEHGIGVRDGAFCAHVAVHRLTDGQRALRASLGLGTTVEHVDRLVAALRSLVLEGPRWEYEVVDGRWTPVDDRRPLPPFLR; encoded by the coding sequence GTGACCGTCGCAGTCCCCGGATCCATCGCCGCTCTGCCCCGTGTCGTCGGCGCGTCGCTGCGCGTGCCGCTGGTGACCGGCGAGCGCGTCGAGTACGCCAACCTCGACCACGCGGCCAGCGCGCCCTGTCTGGAGCAGGTCCGTGACGCCGTGGACGAGCTGCTGCCCTGGTACGCGAGCGTGCACCGGGGTGCGGGCTTCGCGTCCCAGGTGTCGACGAAGGTTTACGAGCAGGCGCGGGACTCCGTGAGGAGGTTCCTCGGGGCCCGGACGGGTGACACCGTCGTGTTCACCCGCAACACCACCGACGCCTTGAACCTGCTGGCCCGCAGCCTGCCGAAGCGGACCGCGGTGGTCCTGTTCGACACCGAGCACCACGCGGCCCTGCTGCCGTGGCGCGGGCCGCACGTGCGGCGGTTGCGGACGCCGTCCAGCGCCGGTGCGGCGGTGTTGGAGTTGGACCGGGCGTTGCGGGAGGCCCCGGTCGGGCCTCGGCTGGTGGTGGTGACCGGCGCGTCCAACGTGACCGGCGAGGTGTGGCCGGTGGCCGAGCTGGCGGCCGTGGCCCGGCGGCACGGCGCGCGGATCGCCCTGGACGCCGCCCAGCTCGCCCCGCACCGCCCGGTGGACCTGAAGGCGTTGGACGTCGACTACGCCGTGCTGTCCGGGCACAAGGTCTACGCCCCCTTCGGCGCGGGCGTGCTGGTCGGGCGCGCGGACTGGTTGCAGGCCGCCGAGCCGTACCTGGTGGGCGGCGGCGCGACGGCCCGGGTCAGCGACCACGGCGACCGGCTCGGCGTGGCCTGGTCGGCGGTGCCCGAGCGGCACGAGGCCGGGTCGCCCAACGTCGTCGGCGTGCACGCCCTGGCCGTGGCGTGCGACGTGCTGGGCCGGCACTGGGAGCAGACCGTGGCGCACGAGCGGGAGCTGCTGACCCGGCTGCGCGCGGGCCTGGCGACCGTGCCGGGGGTCTGCGAGCTGGCGCTGTTCGGGGCCGAGCACGACCGGGTCGGCGTGGTGAGCTTCGTGGTGCGCGGGCAGGACGCCGGTTTCCTGGCCGCCGCGCTGTCCGCCGAGCACGGCATCGGCGTGCGCGACGGGGCGTTCTGCGCGCACGTCGCCGTGCACCGGCTGACCGACGGGCAGCGGGCGCTGCGGGCGTCGCTGGGCCTGGGTACGACGGTCGAGCACGTGGACCGGCTGGTGGCCGCGCTGCGGTCGCTGGTGCTGGAGGGGCCGCGCTGGGAGTACGAGGTCGTGGACGGCCGCTGGACCCCGGTGGACGACCGGCGCCCGCTCCCGCCGTTCCTGCGCTGA
- the lspA gene encoding signal peptidase II, whose amino-acid sequence MSTESNAEPAEPAEVEQTSAAEKPLPPKRVLLLALIAPVVFALDLVTKIVAVQQLEGQPPIELLGGLVYLSFLRNSGAAFGMAEGYTVVLALIACGVVGFILWIARKLRSVGWAIGLGLVLGGALGNLADRIFRGPGPLRGHVVDFISVVEPYGAFFPVFNVADSAICVGGAVIVLMAIMQRDYDGSRVEKKSVGKNA is encoded by the coding sequence GTGAGCACCGAGTCCAACGCCGAACCCGCCGAGCCCGCGGAGGTCGAGCAGACGTCCGCGGCCGAGAAGCCGCTGCCCCCGAAGCGGGTGCTGCTGCTCGCGCTCATCGCGCCGGTGGTCTTCGCGCTGGACCTGGTGACCAAGATCGTCGCCGTGCAGCAGCTGGAGGGGCAGCCGCCGATCGAGCTGCTCGGCGGCTTGGTCTACCTGTCCTTCCTGCGCAACTCCGGCGCCGCGTTCGGCATGGCCGAGGGCTACACCGTGGTCCTCGCGCTGATCGCGTGCGGGGTGGTCGGGTTCATCCTGTGGATCGCCCGCAAGCTGCGGTCCGTGGGCTGGGCGATCGGCCTCGGACTGGTGCTGGGCGGTGCGCTGGGCAACCTCGCCGACCGGATCTTCCGGGGACCGGGGCCGCTGCGCGGGCACGTCGTGGACTTCATCTCCGTGGTCGAGCCGTACGGGGCGTTCTTCCCGGTGTTCAACGTCGCCGACTCCGCCATCTGCGTGGGCGGCGCGGTGATCGTCCTCATGGCGATCATGCAACGCGACTACGACGGCAGCCGCGTCGAGAAGAAGTCCGTGGGGAAGAACGCATGA